From one Hypanus sabinus isolate sHypSab1 unplaced genomic scaffold, sHypSab1.hap1 scaffold_349, whole genome shotgun sequence genomic stretch:
- the LOC132388565 gene encoding NACHT, LRR and PYD domains-containing protein 12-like: MSLLSQEDLIRVFSTGEISVWAEILGFVGEERKEYFIRHFDDQTVAAAVFKHVKENEILYTMSYNPSYCWILALALGPFFTQRVRDPQSVPKTITQLYSYYIYNILKNHGREIENPCDVLLRVGQMAFRGVSERKIVFTDGDLIKYNLQPSQFLSGFLMELLEREDSARSMVYTFPHLTIQEFVAAVAQFLISDGRDIMKLLTETHNTTDGRFEVFLRFVAGLSNPMTARGLEEFLGPFPNETTCRVIDWVKEEVKRRSVNTKSEAGKRSLLNTLHYLFESQNCGLAQAALGSVETLSFSGMTLTPIDCAVLSHVIGHCNTIKHLDLGNCHIQCEGIQRLGPGLHKCQELRLGENELGDSGVKLVSVALRNPECKIQILWLWDVGLTDSGVEDFASALSTNPSLTELDMSENKLGDSGVKLVSAALRNPECKIQKLGLIDVGLTDSGANDLASTLSTNPSLTELNLSGNKLGDSGVKLVSAALRNPECKIQRLWLIDVGLTDSGVEDLASALSTNTSLMELDMSENELGDAGVKIVSAALRNPECKIQKLRLTRVSLTDSGAEDLVSALSANPSLTELNLSGNELGDSGVKLVSAALRNPECKIQKLWLDKVGLTDSGTEELVSALSTNPSLTVLNLGLNSLTDRSVPALYRLILTVPNLEWICLGSNQFSEIGGKELRCLQGVRPGLRVIL, from the exons ATGTCGTTGTTGAGCCAGGAGGATTTGATCAG ggtgttcagtacTGGTGagatcagtgtctgggctgaaatcttgggatttgttggtgaggaacggaaagaatatttcatcaggcattttgatgatcagacggtggcggcagctgttttcaaacacgtgaaggagaacgagatcctgtacaccatgagctacaacccctcctactgctggatcctcgctctggcactgggccccttcttcacacaaagagtcagggacccacagagtgttcccaagaccatcacccaactgtactcctactatatttacaacatcctgaaaaaccacggccgtgagattgagaacccctgtgatgtgttactcagggttggtcagatggccttcagaggagtgtccgagaggaagattgtgtttacagatggagatttgatcaagtacaatctgcagccttcccagttcctgtccgggttcctgatggagcttttggagagagaagaTTCTGCCCGGAGcatggtgtacacattcccacacctcaccatccaagagtttgtagctgcagtcgcacaattcttGATTTCAGATGGCAGAGATATtatgaaactcctcactgaaactcacaacacgacagatgggcgatttgaggtatttctccgttttgttgctggtctctccaacccaatgacagctcggggcctggaggagtttctgggtccatttcccaatgaaacaacctgccgggtgattgactgggtgaaggaggaggttaaacgccggAGTGTAAACACaaagagtgaagctggtaaaaggagcctcctgaacacgttgcactacctgtttgaatctcagaattgtggactggctcaggctgcactgggatctgtggaaacactttcattcagtggaatgacactgaccccgattgactgcgcggtcctgtctcatgtcatcggacactgtaatacaataaaacacctcgacctggggaactgccacattcagtgtgaaggaatccagcggctgggacccgggctgcacaagtgccaggagttgag acttggggaGAATGAACTCGGAGATTCGGGAGTGAAATTGGTGTCtgtggctctgaggaacccggagtgtaaaatacagatactgtg gctgtgggaTGTCGGCCTCACAGATTCTGGCGTCGAGGatttcgcctccgctctcagtacaaacccatcactgacggagctggacaTGAGTgagaataaactgggagattcaggagtgaaactggtgtctgcggctctgaggaacccggagtgtaaaatacagaaactggg GCTGAtcgatgtcggtctcacagattctggtgccaatGATCTCGCCTccactctcagtacaaacccatcactgacggagctgaacctgagtggtaataaactgggagattcaggagtgaaactggtgtctgcagctctgaggaacccggagtgtaaaatacagagactgtg GCTGAtcgatgtcggtctcacagattctggcgTCGAGGATCTAGCCTCCGCTCTGAGTACGAACACATCACTGATGGAGCTGGACATGAGTGAGAATGAACTGGGAGATGCAGGAGTGAAAAttgtgtctgcggctctgaggaacccggagtgtaaaatacagaaactgcg gctgacccGTGtcagtctcacagattctggtgccgaggatctcgtctccgctctcagtgcaaacccatcactgacggaacTGAACCTGAGTggtaatgaactgggagattcaggagtgaaactggtgtctgcggctctgaggaacccggagtgtaaaatacagaaactgtg gcttgacaaggttggtctcacagattctggtacCGAGGaactcgtctccgctctcagtacaaacccatcactgacggtgcTGAACCTGGGATTAAACTCGCtcacagaccgatctgtccccgctctctaCCGCCTCATACTGACCGTCCCGAATCTGGAGTGGatctg ccTGGGGtcgaatcagttcagtgagatcGGGGGTAAGGAACTGAGATGTCTGCAgggagtcagacccggactgagagtgatcCTGTGa
- the LOC132388556 gene encoding zinc finger protein 229-like — translation MAHQRVHAREQPFTCSDCGKGFTWSSNLKKHQRVHTGERPYTCSECGKGFTSSDKLKIHQRVHTGERPFICSNCGKGFTQSSKLKEHQRVHTGEKLFICSDCGKGFTRSSNLLAHKSVHTGERPFTCSDCGKGFSLSSQLKGHHRAHTGVWPFICSDCGKGFTQLSKLEVHQRVHTGERPFTCSDCGKGFTQSSILKLHQRVHTGERPFTCSDCGRGFTCLSNLKGHQRVHTGERPFTCSDCGKGFILSHELLVHKSVHTGEWPFTCSDCGKGFSQSSQLKVHQRVHTGERPFTCSNCGKGFTQSSKLKVHQRVHTGERPFTCSDCGKGFTCSSELKVHQRVHTGERPFTCLDCGKGFTQSSHLKVHQRVHTGERPFTCSDCGKGFTCSSQLKVHQRIHTGERPFTCLDCGKGFTRSPQLQRHQRVHTE, via the coding sequence atggctcaccagcgagttcacgctcgggagcagccgttcacctgctcagactgtgggaagggattcacttggtcatctaacctgaagaaacatcagcgagttcacactggagagaggccatacacctgctcagaatgtgggaagggattcacttcctcagataaactgaagatacatcagcgggttcacactggggagaggccgttcatctgctcaaactgtgggaagggattcactcagtcatctaaactgaaggaacatcagcgagttcacactggggagaagctgttcatctgctcagactgtgggaagggattcactcggtcatccaacctgctggcacacaagtcagttcacactggggagaggcctttcacctgttcagactgtgggaagggattctctttgtcatcccaactgaagggacATCACCGAGCTCACACTGGGGtttggccattcatctgctcagactgtgggaaaggattcactcagttatcaaaactggaggtacatcagcgagtacacactggagagaggccattcacctgctcagactgtgggaagggattcactcagtcatctattctgaagttacatcagcgagttcacactggggagcggccgttcacctgctcagactgtgggaggggattcacttgCTTATCTAATCTGAAaggacatcagagagttcacactggtgagaggccattcacatgctcagactgtgggaagggattcattctgtCACACGAACTACTGGTAcacaagtcagttcacactggggagtggccgttcacttgctcagactgtggtaagggattctctcagtcatcccaactgaaggtacatcagcgagttcacactggagagaggccattcacctgctcaaactgtgggaaaggattcactcagtcatccaagctgaaggtacaccagcgagttcacaccggagagaggccgttcacctgctcagactgtggtaagggattcacttgctcatctgaactgaaggtacatcagcgagttcacactggggagaggccattcacctgcttagactgtgggaagggattcactcagtcatcgcatctgaaggtacatcagcgagttcacactggagagaggccgttcacctgctcagactgtgggaagggattcacttgttcatcccaactgaaggtacatcagcgaattcacactggggagaggccgttcacctgcttagactgtgggaagggattcactcggtcacctcaactacagagacaccagcgagttcacactgagtaG
- the LOC132388558 gene encoding zinc finger protein 229-like, with amino-acid sequence MAHQRVHTRGQPFTCTVCGKGFTQSSHLLSHQRVHTGERPFTCSECGKRFTQSSTLQSHQRVHTGEKPFTCSVCGKGFTQSSNLLSHQRVHTGEKPFTCSVCGKGFTQSSNLQSHQRVHTGEKPFTCSVCGKGFTDASHLLSHQRVHTGERPFTCSVCGKGFTQSSHLQSHQRVHTGEKPFTCSVCGKGFTQSSKLLVHQQFHTGERPFTCSPCGKGFTSSSKLKVHQRVHTGEKPFTCSVCGKGFTQSSTLQNHQRVHTGERPFTCSECGKRFTQSSSLQNHQRVHTGERPFTCSECGKGFILSFYLQRHQRVHTGERPFTCSVCGKGFTQSSNLLVHQRVHTGEKPFTCSVCGKRFTQSHHLQNHQRVHTGAKPFTCLDCGIGFTQSSQLLAHQSVHNGR; translated from the coding sequence atggcacaccagcgtgttcacaccaGGGGgcagccattcacctgcacagtctgcgggaagggattcactcagtcatcccacctactgagtcatcagcgagttcacactggggagaggccattcacctgctcagaatgtgggaagagattcactcagtcatccaccctacagagtcaccagcgagttcacactggggagaagccattcacctgctcagtctgtgggaagggattcactcaatcatccaacctactgagtcatcagcgagttcacactggggagaagccattcacctgttcagtctgtgggaaaggattcactcagtcatccaacctacagagtcatcagcgagttcacactggggagaagccgttcacctgctcagtctgtgggaagggattcactgatgcATCccacctactgagtcatcagcgagttcacactggggagaggccattcacctgctcagtctgtgggaagggattcactcagtcatcccacctgcaaagtcatcagcgagttcacactggggaaaagccattcacctgctcagtctgtgggaaaggattcactcagtcatccaaactaCTGGTCCACCAgcaatttcacactggggagcggccattcacctgctcaccgtgcgggaagggattcactagctcatctaaactgaaggtacatcagagagttcacaccggggagaagccattcacctgctcagtctgtgggaagggattcactcagtcatccaccctacagaatcatcagcgagttcacactggggagaggccattcacctgctcagaatgtgggaagcgattcactcagtcatccagcctacagaatcatcagcgagttcacactggggagaggccgttcacctgctcagaatgtgggaagggattcatactgtcattttacctacagagacaccagcgagttcacactggggagaggccattcacctgctcagtctgtgggaagggattcactcagtcatccaacctactggtacatcagcgagttcacactggggagaagccattcacctgttcagtctgtgggaagcgattcactcagtcacaccatctgcagaatcatcagcgagttcacactggggcgaagccgttcacctgcttagactgtgggataggattcactcagtcatcacaactactggcacaccagtcagttcacaatgggaggtag